The following proteins are co-located in the Oceanimonas sp. GK1 genome:
- the ppc gene encoding phosphoenolpyruvate carboxylase: protein MDNHAALRANVGLLGQLLGDAIRDHHGQAFLDKIETIRQLAKSARQGNDEDQQRLLTTLKQLSDDELLPVARAFSQFLNLANVAEQFHTISRGYRQDAGPSPLDQVFERLRTANVGEAAIREAVAALDIDLVLTAHPTEVTRRTFIHKHVQLNDCLAALELELPEEEKAGLLARVDQLITQAWHSNEIRAQRPTPVDEAKWGFAVIENSLWPALPRFLRQLDQRLENELGERLPLDAAPVRFTSWMGGDRDGNPFVTAKVTEEVLLLGRWMASSLFLADIQELVSELSMSEANTELRAASGDSDEPYRAVLRVLREELRETLLHLNARVQGQKTDARDLITQTEQLRQPLELCYRSLQQCGLGKIADGLLLDVIRKAACFGIHLLKLDIRQDGERHTQALAEITRYLGLGDYAEWSEADKQAFLLNELNSRRPLLPRQWQPSADTQEVLDTCGVIARHPRDAFGIYIISMAGEPSDVLAVQLLLKECGVDFPLPVAPLFETLDDLNQGAAVIERLYQLPWYRGYMQGRQYVMIGYSDSAKDAGMLAAGWAQYSAMEKLVAISARENVTLTLFHGRGGSLGRGGGPARQAILAQPPGSTLGGLRVTEQGEMIRFKFGLPQVAIDSLALYASAVLEANLLPPPEPEPEWRTLMNSMAEVSCAHYRSLIRGEPDFVPYFRAATPELELGKLPLGSRPAKRKPDGGVESLRAIPWIFAWTQNRLMLPAWLGAHKGLEQVMEDGHEATLRAMNKGWPFFRARLDMLEMVFLKADLGLAAYYDSVLVPEKLKPLGKRLRDELRASTELVLQLKEKSELLSSEPWIQESIKLRNPYTDPLNVLQAELLKRSREQGDIHPVLDQALMVTIAGIAAGMRNTG from the coding sequence ATGGATAATCATGCGGCACTCAGGGCCAATGTCGGCCTGCTGGGGCAGTTGCTGGGCGATGCCATTCGGGATCATCACGGACAGGCCTTCCTCGACAAAATAGAAACCATTCGCCAGCTGGCCAAATCGGCCCGCCAGGGCAACGACGAAGATCAGCAGCGACTGCTGACCACCCTCAAGCAGCTGAGCGACGACGAACTGTTGCCGGTGGCCCGGGCCTTCAGTCAGTTTCTTAACCTGGCCAACGTGGCCGAGCAGTTCCATACCATTTCCCGGGGCTACCGTCAGGACGCCGGTCCCAGCCCCCTCGATCAGGTCTTTGAACGGCTCAGGACTGCCAACGTCGGCGAGGCCGCCATTCGCGAGGCGGTGGCCGCCCTCGACATCGATCTGGTGCTCACCGCCCACCCCACAGAGGTGACCCGCCGCACCTTTATTCACAAGCACGTGCAGCTCAACGACTGCCTGGCGGCGCTGGAACTGGAGCTGCCGGAGGAAGAAAAGGCCGGGCTGCTGGCCCGGGTGGATCAGCTGATCACCCAAGCCTGGCACAGCAACGAGATCCGCGCCCAGCGCCCCACGCCGGTGGATGAAGCCAAATGGGGCTTTGCGGTCATTGAAAACAGCCTCTGGCCCGCCCTGCCCCGGTTTCTGCGCCAGCTCGACCAGCGCCTGGAAAACGAGCTGGGCGAACGCCTGCCCCTGGACGCGGCGCCGGTGCGCTTTACCTCCTGGATGGGCGGCGACCGGGACGGCAACCCGTTCGTGACCGCCAAGGTCACCGAAGAAGTCCTGCTGCTGGGGCGCTGGATGGCCAGCTCGCTGTTCCTCGCCGACATTCAGGAGCTGGTCTCCGAGCTGTCCATGTCCGAGGCCAATACCGAACTGCGTGCCGCCAGTGGTGACAGCGACGAGCCCTACCGGGCGGTGCTGCGCGTGCTTCGGGAAGAACTGCGGGAAACCCTGCTGCACCTCAACGCCCGAGTACAGGGCCAGAAGACCGACGCCCGGGATCTGATCACTCAAACCGAGCAACTGCGCCAGCCCCTGGAGCTCTGTTACCGCTCGCTGCAGCAATGCGGCCTGGGCAAGATCGCCGACGGCCTGCTGCTGGACGTGATCCGCAAGGCGGCCTGTTTCGGCATTCACCTGCTCAAGCTCGACATTCGTCAGGACGGCGAGCGCCACACCCAGGCCCTGGCGGAAATCACCCGCTACCTGGGCCTGGGCGACTACGCCGAATGGAGCGAGGCCGACAAGCAGGCGTTTTTGCTCAACGAGCTCAACTCCCGCCGTCCGCTGCTGCCCCGCCAGTGGCAACCGAGTGCCGACACTCAGGAGGTGCTCGACACCTGCGGCGTGATTGCCCGTCACCCGCGGGATGCCTTTGGCATCTACATCATCTCCATGGCCGGCGAGCCGTCGGACGTGCTGGCGGTGCAACTGCTGCTGAAGGAATGCGGGGTGGATTTCCCGCTGCCGGTGGCCCCGCTGTTTGAAACCCTGGACGATCTCAACCAGGGCGCCGCGGTGATTGAGCGGCTGTATCAGCTGCCCTGGTACCGAGGCTATATGCAGGGCCGCCAGTACGTGATGATCGGTTACTCCGACTCCGCCAAGGACGCGGGCATGCTGGCCGCCGGCTGGGCCCAGTACAGCGCCATGGAAAAGCTGGTGGCCATCAGCGCACGGGAAAACGTCACCCTTACCCTGTTCCACGGTCGCGGCGGTAGCCTGGGCCGGGGCGGCGGTCCGGCCCGCCAGGCCATTCTGGCCCAGCCGCCGGGCTCCACCCTCGGCGGCCTGCGGGTGACCGAGCAGGGCGAGATGATCCGCTTCAAGTTCGGCCTGCCCCAAGTGGCCATCGACAGCCTGGCGCTCTATGCCAGCGCCGTGCTCGAGGCCAACCTGTTGCCGCCTCCCGAGCCCGAGCCCGAATGGCGCACGCTGATGAACTCCATGGCGGAGGTGTCCTGCGCCCATTACCGCAGCCTGATCCGCGGCGAGCCCGACTTTGTGCCCTACTTCCGCGCCGCCACCCCGGAGCTGGAGCTGGGCAAGCTGCCCCTGGGCTCCCGCCCGGCCAAGCGCAAGCCCGACGGCGGCGTGGAAAGCCTGCGCGCCATTCCCTGGATCTTCGCCTGGACCCAGAACCGGCTGATGCTGCCCGCCTGGCTGGGCGCCCACAAAGGGCTGGAACAGGTGATGGAAGACGGCCACGAGGCCACCCTGCGCGCCATGAACAAGGGCTGGCCCTTCTTCCGCGCCCGCCTCGACATGCTGGAAATGGTGTTCCTCAAGGCCGACCTGGGCTTGGCCGCCTATTACGACAGCGTGCTGGTGCCCGAAAAGCTCAAGCCCCTGGGCAAGCGGCTGCGGGACGAGCTGCGCGCCAGCACCGAGCTGGTGCTGCAGCTGAAGGAAAAATCGGAACTGTTGTCCAGCGAGCCCTGGATTCAGGAGTCCATCAAGCTGCGCAACCCCTACACGGATCCGCTCAACGTGCTGCAGGCCGAGCTGCTCAAGCGCTCCCGGGAGCAGGGGGACATTCACCCGGTGCTGGATCAGGCGCTAATGGTCACCATCGCCGGCATCGCCGCCGGTATGCGTAACACGGGGTAA
- the ybaK gene encoding Cys-tRNA(Pro) deacylase translates to MTPAILFLEKQQATFTLYQYECTAQDDFGAHAAGQLGVPLNRVFKTLLTEGEQGAVVALVPSSGKVNLKRLAKAAGMKKLEMMPPHKAERLTGFKVGGISPFAQKKRLPTVIDASAHDHDSVLVSGGKRGLSVGLAAQDIERLLNAVSAPIAE, encoded by the coding sequence ATGACCCCCGCCATTCTGTTTCTGGAAAAGCAACAGGCCACTTTTACCCTGTACCAGTACGAGTGCACGGCCCAGGACGACTTTGGCGCCCACGCCGCCGGCCAGCTGGGCGTGCCGCTGAACCGGGTATTCAAGACCCTGCTCACCGAAGGCGAGCAGGGTGCCGTGGTGGCGCTGGTGCCGTCCTCGGGCAAGGTCAACCTCAAACGGCTGGCCAAGGCCGCCGGGATGAAAAAACTGGAGATGATGCCGCCGCACAAGGCCGAGCGGCTCACCGGCTTCAAGGTGGGTGGCATCAGCCCCTTTGCCCAGAAAAAGCGCCTGCCTACCGTGATCGACGCCTCCGCCCACGATCACGACAGCGTGCTGGTCTCCGGCGGCAAGCGCGGTCTGTCGGTGGGGCTGGCGGCTCAGGACATCGAACGCCTGCTGAACGCCGTCAGTGCCCCCATTGCCGAATAA
- a CDS encoding imelysin family protein, producing MPFRKLALAAAIGGLLSACAQTSTPAVTQEQVVTHYTDIALAVYSDSLSTAQQLDQAIVALLATPSEQTLHAARTAWLAARVPYQQSEVFRFGNAIVDDWEGQLNAWPLDEGLIDYVAPGYQHELGNPGATANLIANTRLQVGGELLDVSNITPELLASLNELAGSEANVASGYHAIEFLLWGQDLNGTNAGAGERPWTDFALGADCTNGHCDRRRDYLQAASRLLINDLQYMVDQWQPGQDNYRAELTALPAEEGLRRMLFGMGSLSLGELAGERMKVALVANSVEDEHDCFSDNTHHSHYYNEKGISNLMFGTYQRADGSTLQGPSLLQLVAQQDDQAAAQIGDQFRTSEQAVYQLVQSAEVDQVHFDQLIAADNPEGNQLVMNAINALVEQTRAIELAANTVGISNLNPDTADHEF from the coding sequence ATGCCCTTCCGCAAACTCGCGCTGGCCGCCGCCATCGGTGGCCTGCTGAGCGCCTGCGCCCAGACCAGCACCCCTGCCGTGACCCAGGAGCAGGTGGTAACGCACTACACCGATATCGCCCTGGCCGTGTACAGCGACTCGCTCAGCACCGCCCAACAGCTGGACCAGGCCATTGTCGCCCTGCTGGCCACCCCGAGCGAGCAGACCCTGCATGCCGCCCGCACCGCCTGGCTGGCCGCCCGGGTGCCCTACCAGCAGTCGGAAGTATTCCGCTTCGGCAATGCCATCGTCGACGACTGGGAAGGTCAGCTCAACGCCTGGCCGCTGGACGAGGGCCTGATCGACTATGTGGCCCCCGGCTACCAGCATGAGCTGGGCAACCCCGGCGCCACCGCCAACCTCATTGCCAATACCAGGCTGCAGGTGGGTGGCGAACTGCTGGATGTCAGCAACATCACTCCCGAGCTGCTGGCCAGCCTGAATGAGCTGGCCGGCTCGGAAGCCAACGTGGCCTCCGGCTACCACGCCATTGAATTCCTGCTGTGGGGCCAGGATCTGAACGGCACCAACGCCGGTGCCGGTGAGCGTCCCTGGACCGACTTCGCCCTGGGGGCTGACTGCACCAACGGCCACTGTGACCGTCGCCGCGATTACCTGCAGGCCGCAAGCCGGCTGCTGATCAACGATCTGCAGTACATGGTGGACCAGTGGCAGCCGGGTCAGGACAACTACCGCGCCGAGCTCACCGCCCTGCCGGCGGAAGAAGGCCTGCGCCGCATGCTGTTCGGCATGGGCTCCCTGTCTCTGGGCGAGCTGGCCGGCGAGCGCATGAAGGTGGCGCTGGTGGCCAACTCGGTGGAAGACGAGCATGACTGCTTCTCCGACAACACCCACCATTCCCACTACTACAACGAGAAAGGCATCAGCAACCTGATGTTCGGCACCTATCAACGCGCCGACGGCAGCACCCTGCAGGGCCCCTCCCTGCTGCAACTGGTGGCCCAGCAGGATGACCAGGCCGCCGCCCAAATCGGCGATCAGTTCCGCACCAGTGAACAGGCGGTGTACCAGCTGGTGCAGTCCGCCGAGGTGGACCAGGTGCACTTCGATCAGCTGATCGCCGCCGATAACCCCGAAGGCAACCAGCTGGTGATGAATGCCATCAACGCCCTGGTGGAGCAAACCCGCGCCATTGAGCTGGCCGCCAATACCGTGGGCATCAGCAACCTGAACCCGGACACCGCCGATCACGAGTTCTGA
- a CDS encoding di-heme oxidoredictase family protein produces the protein MSFRLISLLLGAAFALGAQANPARPGGDTTTPKTGANAFSMPAANLGFDKRLDFSVGNSFFRNPWVAAPATTDARDGLGPLFNTNACQSCHIKDGRGHPPAVDGDNAVSMLVRLSIPAGESERHQTYLRTLGVVPHPVYGGQLQDMAIPGAVPEGQVRIRYTPETLRFNDGSAVELRRPHVAIGQPGYGEPGPDLLTSARIAPPMIGLGLLEAIPESALLSREDPQDENQDGIRGRANRVWDHHLEQTVVGRFGWKAGQPSLRQQNAHAFAGDMGLASGLVPADDCTPTQACDRYPDGGQPEVSDDILDAVTFYSQHLAVPARRHLNDPQVQAGEQLFLALGCAGCHTPSYTTGEHDSPALSGQNIYPYTDLLLHDMGEGLADNRPEFAAGGRDWRTPPLWGLGYASEVAGEPARYLHDGRARTLMEAVLWHGGEAEAARNRVLAASAKERDQLIAFLESL, from the coding sequence ATGTCGTTTCGGCTCATCAGCCTGTTGCTGGGCGCGGCTTTTGCCCTGGGCGCCCAGGCCAATCCCGCCCGGCCCGGCGGCGATACCACCACCCCCAAAACCGGCGCCAACGCCTTTTCCATGCCCGCGGCCAACCTGGGCTTTGACAAGCGGCTCGACTTTTCGGTGGGCAACAGCTTTTTCCGCAATCCCTGGGTGGCGGCCCCGGCCACCACCGACGCCCGCGACGGCCTAGGCCCGCTGTTCAACACCAATGCCTGCCAGAGCTGCCATATCAAGGACGGCCGCGGCCATCCGCCCGCGGTTGACGGCGACAACGCGGTCAGCATGCTGGTGCGGCTGTCCATTCCCGCCGGCGAGAGCGAACGGCACCAAACCTACCTGCGCACCCTTGGGGTGGTACCCCACCCGGTGTACGGCGGCCAGTTGCAGGACATGGCCATTCCCGGCGCCGTGCCCGAAGGCCAGGTGAGGATTCGCTACACGCCCGAAACCCTGCGCTTTAATGACGGCAGTGCGGTGGAATTGCGCCGGCCCCATGTGGCCATCGGCCAGCCCGGCTACGGCGAACCCGGTCCGGATCTGTTAACGTCTGCCCGTATCGCGCCGCCCATGATTGGCCTGGGCCTGCTGGAAGCCATTCCCGAGTCGGCGCTGCTGTCGCGGGAAGACCCCCAGGATGAAAACCAGGACGGCATTCGCGGTCGCGCCAATCGGGTGTGGGACCACCACCTTGAGCAAACCGTGGTTGGCCGCTTTGGCTGGAAGGCGGGCCAGCCCAGCCTGCGCCAGCAAAACGCCCACGCCTTTGCCGGCGACATGGGGCTGGCCTCCGGCCTGGTACCTGCCGACGACTGCACTCCCACACAAGCGTGCGACCGCTACCCGGACGGCGGCCAGCCCGAGGTGAGCGACGACATCCTCGACGCGGTCACCTTCTACAGCCAGCACCTGGCGGTGCCCGCCCGGCGTCACCTGAACGACCCGCAAGTGCAAGCCGGCGAGCAGCTGTTCCTGGCCCTCGGCTGCGCCGGCTGCCATACGCCCTCTTACACCACCGGCGAACACGACAGTCCGGCCCTGAGCGGCCAGAACATCTACCCCTATACCGATCTGCTGCTGCACGACATGGGAGAAGGTCTCGCCGACAACCGCCCCGAATTTGCCGCCGGTGGCCGCGACTGGCGCACCCCGCCGCTGTGGGGCCTGGGTTATGCCAGCGAGGTGGCCGGCGAGCCGGCCCGCTATCTGCACGACGGCCGCGCCCGCACCCTCATGGAAGCCGTGCTCTGGCACGGTGGCGAGGCCGAGGCCGCCCGCAACCGGGTGCTGGCCGCCAGCGCCAAAGAACGTGACCAGCTCATCGCCTTTCTGGAGTCCCTATGA
- a CDS encoding imelysin family protein, whose protein sequence is MTFRLFSLAALGLLTACQSPPPADPALSRLTAAHLGLMRQQADELALALTRLDETGRAYCAGEQPLSDVQQQWRDAFAAWTAHQGQSGGPLDAAGLSYAFQLWPDKKDTTGRQLTGQLDQSGPIKGASVTLGAVEYLLYEDLPTPQRCTLLPRVNAQLVQHGEQLQLAWYNPSTYEQQLEQMALQGGEQVLLGQILGQLAHRYDRIEKKLDLPLNTVDHPRPLFAEAWRSGQSLHFMRTSLRSLEREYREGGIRAFLQQRGETALTGELDQAFADTLAHLPEGDSLAHWLQGDNYAALLRFKLSFDRLGSQLKLRLPDALGLSLGFNATDGD, encoded by the coding sequence ATGACCTTTCGCCTGTTTTCCCTCGCCGCCCTGGGCCTGCTGACCGCCTGCCAGAGCCCGCCGCCGGCTGATCCGGCACTGAGTCGGCTCACCGCCGCCCACCTCGGCCTGATGCGCCAGCAGGCGGACGAACTGGCTCTGGCCCTGACCCGGCTGGACGAAACCGGTCGCGCCTATTGCGCCGGCGAACAGCCCCTGTCCGACGTGCAGCAACAGTGGCGCGACGCCTTTGCCGCTTGGACCGCCCACCAGGGCCAGAGCGGCGGCCCCCTGGACGCCGCCGGCCTGAGCTACGCCTTTCAGTTATGGCCCGACAAAAAAGACACCACCGGCCGCCAGCTGACCGGCCAGCTTGACCAGTCCGGTCCGATCAAGGGCGCCAGCGTCACCCTGGGGGCAGTGGAATACCTGCTGTATGAAGATCTGCCAACGCCCCAACGCTGCACCCTGCTGCCCAGGGTGAACGCGCAGCTGGTGCAACACGGCGAGCAACTGCAGCTGGCCTGGTACAACCCGTCCACCTATGAGCAACAGCTGGAGCAAATGGCCTTGCAGGGCGGTGAGCAGGTGCTGCTGGGGCAGATCCTCGGCCAGCTCGCCCACCGTTATGACCGTATCGAGAAAAAACTGGATTTGCCGCTCAACACCGTGGACCATCCCCGGCCGCTGTTTGCCGAGGCCTGGCGCAGCGGGCAGTCGCTGCATTTTATGCGCACCAGCCTGCGCAGCCTGGAGCGGGAATACCGGGAAGGCGGCATTCGCGCCTTTCTGCAGCAACGGGGAGAGACCGCCCTGACCGGTGAGCTGGACCAGGCCTTTGCCGACACGCTGGCGCACCTGCCCGAGGGCGATAGCTTGGCCCACTGGTTGCAGGGAGACAACTACGCCGCCCTGCTGCGCTTCAAGCTCTCCTTTGACCGCCTGGGCAGCCAGCTGAAGCTGCGCCTGCCCGACGCCCTGGGGCTGAGCCTGGGTTTTAACGCCACGGACGGCGACTGA
- a CDS encoding DUF1513 domain-containing protein, with protein sequence MHRRQFLKGLSAAGVLCSLGLAGCALPNSQRGYLVGGGRRDGGRRYVVQALNLDGSLRYALPLPDRGHGLAAHPSRPLAVCHARRPGSYLALFNHQQGRLLQLREADAGRHYYGHGVFSADGRRLYTTEGVRATSEGIIGVYELEGERLVKVDEFTGFGLGPHEIRRLPDGHLVVGVGGVHTQGRTPLNLDTMQPSLSYLDASTGAVLEQRGLADRHLSIRHLAVTADGEVFTGQQYRGRPDDSPPLIVRHRRGSELTPLGGTPLDWARFNHYIASIAVTDDHIAATSPPGNCYGLWHRRSGELIRIAPLPDASGASADGGHIWLGSGLGGISRLNERGEESRWYSPWQWDNHWTLIG encoded by the coding sequence ATGCACCGGCGGCAATTTTTAAAAGGGCTGTCCGCCGCCGGTGTGCTGTGCAGCCTGGGTCTGGCGGGCTGCGCCCTGCCCAACTCTCAACGTGGTTATCTGGTGGGCGGTGGCCGGCGCGACGGCGGCCGGCGTTATGTGGTGCAGGCCCTCAACCTGGACGGCAGCCTGCGCTATGCGCTGCCGCTGCCGGACCGGGGCCATGGCCTGGCGGCCCACCCCAGCCGGCCACTGGCGGTGTGCCATGCCCGCCGCCCCGGAAGTTACCTGGCGCTGTTCAATCATCAGCAGGGCCGGCTGCTACAGTTGCGCGAGGCCGATGCCGGGCGCCACTATTACGGCCACGGCGTGTTCAGCGCCGACGGCCGGCGGCTCTACACCACCGAAGGAGTGCGCGCCACCAGCGAGGGCATTATCGGGGTGTATGAACTGGAAGGGGAGCGGCTCGTTAAGGTGGACGAGTTCACCGGTTTTGGCCTGGGCCCTCATGAAATCCGCCGGCTGCCCGACGGCCACCTGGTGGTGGGGGTGGGGGGCGTGCATACCCAAGGGCGCACGCCGCTGAATCTCGACACCATGCAGCCCAGCCTGAGCTATCTCGATGCCAGCACCGGCGCCGTGCTGGAGCAACGCGGCCTGGCCGACCGGCATCTGTCCATCCGTCACCTGGCGGTCACCGCCGACGGTGAGGTGTTCACCGGCCAGCAGTATCGTGGCCGCCCCGATGACTCTCCGCCACTGATTGTGCGCCACCGCCGGGGCAGTGAACTGACTCCGCTCGGCGGCACGCCCCTGGACTGGGCCCGCTTCAACCATTACATCGCCAGCATCGCAGTCACCGACGATCACATTGCCGCCACCTCGCCGCCGGGCAACTGCTACGGCCTGTGGCACCGCCGCAGCGGCGAGCTTATTCGCATCGCGCCCCTGCCCGATGCGTCCGGCGCCTCGGCGGATGGAGGGCACATCTGGCTCGGCAGCGGGCTGGGCGGCATCAGCCGGCTGAATGAGCGGGGCGAGGAAAGCCGCTGGTATTCCCCCTGGCAATGGGACAATCACTGGACGCTGATCGGCTAG
- a CDS encoding GlsB/YeaQ/YmgE family stress response membrane protein, with translation MGILSWIIFGLFAGFMARWIMPGRDGGGLILTTLLGIAGAFVGGWVGVRLGFGDISGFNLGSMLTAVIGALFLLFVYRLISRS, from the coding sequence ATGGGAATATTGAGCTGGATTATCTTCGGGCTGTTCGCCGGCTTTATGGCCCGCTGGATCATGCCCGGCCGGGACGGCGGCGGTTTGATTCTCACCACCCTGCTCGGCATTGCCGGCGCCTTTGTGGGCGGCTGGGTGGGCGTGCGGCTGGGGTTTGGTGATATCAGCGGCTTCAACCTGGGCAGCATGCTCACCGCCGTGATCGGCGCGCTGTTTTTGCTGTTTGTGTACCGCCTGATCAGCCGCTCCTGA
- a CDS encoding NUDIX hydrolase, whose amino-acid sequence MKAPKVGVIAVIWHQQRVLLVKRKHAPHAGHWGFPGGKLEWGETMSAGAARELQEETGVTARMDAPFACYDVLAEDAGQLAHHYVMVAVRGHYQSGTPVASDDADAVAWFSPEALPSPLCPDLQDIIERSQRN is encoded by the coding sequence ATGAAGGCTCCCAAGGTCGGCGTTATCGCCGTGATCTGGCACCAGCAGCGAGTGCTACTGGTGAAACGCAAGCACGCCCCTCACGCCGGGCACTGGGGCTTTCCCGGTGGCAAGCTGGAATGGGGCGAAACCATGAGCGCGGGGGCCGCTCGGGAACTGCAGGAAGAAACCGGGGTAACCGCCCGCATGGACGCCCCCTTTGCCTGTTACGACGTACTGGCCGAGGACGCCGGCCAGCTGGCCCATCACTACGTGATGGTGGCGGTGCGCGGTCACTACCAAAGCGGTACTCCAGTCGCCAGCGACGACGCCGACGCCGTGGCCTGGTTCAGCCCCGAGGCCCTGCCCTCCCCCCTGTGCCCGGATCTGCAGGATATTATCGAACGCTCTCAGCGGAACTGA